The Symphalangus syndactylus isolate Jambi chromosome 8, NHGRI_mSymSyn1-v2.1_pri, whole genome shotgun sequence genome includes a window with the following:
- the NUDT14 gene encoding uridine diphosphate glucose pyrophosphatase NUDT14 isoform X1, with the protein MERIEGASVSRCAASPYLRPLTLHYRQNGAQKSWDFMKTHDSVTVLLFNSSRRSLVLVKQFRPAVYAGEVERHFPGSLAAVDQDGPRELQPALPGSAGVTVELCAGLVDQPGLSLEEVACKEAWEECGYHLAPSDLRRVTTYWASRTGLNFSLSGIETPSGGLPDRAMPAWDALPFDELKSLVRVLNHIYNTHPTWRVQPDQGRDALLREGPQACTPGLEWD; encoded by the exons ATGGAGCGCATCGAGGGGGCGTCCGTGAGCCGCTGCGCCGCCTCACCCTACCTGCGGCCGCTCACGCTGCATTACCGCCAG AATGGTGCCCAGAAGTCCTGGGACTTCATGAAGACGCATGACAG TGTGACCGTTCTCTTATTCAATTCTTCTCGGAGGAGCCTGGTGTTGGTGAAGCAGTTCCGGCCAG CTGTGTATGCGGGTGAGGTGGAGCGCCACTTCCCAGGGTCTCTAGCAGCTGTAGACCAGGACGGGCCTCGGGAGCTACAGCCAGCCCTGCCCGGCTCAGCGGGGGTGACAGTTGAGCTGTGTGCCGGCCTTGTGGACCAGCCTGGGCTCTCGCTGGAGGAAGTGGCTTGCAAGGAGGCTTGGGAGGAGTGTGGCTACCACTTGGCCCCCTCTGATCTGCGCCGGGTCACCACATACTG GGCCAGCAGGACAGGTCTGAATTTCTCCCTTTCTGGCATTGAAACACCCTCCGGAGGGCTTCCTGATCGGGCCATGCCTGCCTGGGATGCTCTCCCTTTTGATGAACTCAAGTCACTGGTTAGGgtccttaatcacatctacaacaCCCACCCCACCTGGCGAGTACAACCTGATCAGGGAAGGGATGCCCTGCTGCGGGAGGGGCCACAGGCGTGCACACCAG GTCTGGAGTGGGACTGA
- the NUDT14 gene encoding uridine diphosphate glucose pyrophosphatase NUDT14 isoform X7, whose amino-acid sequence MERIEGASVSRCAASPYLRPLTLHYRQNGAQKSWDFMKTHDSVTVLLFNSSRRSLVLVKQFRPAVYAGEVERHFPGSLAAVDQDGPRELQPALPGSAGVTVELCAGLVDQPGLSLEEVACKEAWEECGYHLAPSDLRRVTTYWDTTMGS is encoded by the exons ATGGAGCGCATCGAGGGGGCGTCCGTGAGCCGCTGCGCCGCCTCACCCTACCTGCGGCCGCTCACGCTGCATTACCGCCAG AATGGTGCCCAGAAGTCCTGGGACTTCATGAAGACGCATGACAG TGTGACCGTTCTCTTATTCAATTCTTCTCGGAGGAGCCTGGTGTTGGTGAAGCAGTTCCGGCCAG CTGTGTATGCGGGTGAGGTGGAGCGCCACTTCCCAGGGTCTCTAGCAGCTGTAGACCAGGACGGGCCTCGGGAGCTACAGCCAGCCCTGCCCGGCTCAGCGGGGGTGACAGTTGAGCTGTGTGCCGGCCTTGTGGACCAGCCTGGGCTCTCGCTGGAGGAAGTGGCTTGCAAGGAGGCTTGGGAGGAGTGTGGCTACCACTTGGCCCCCTCTGATCTGCGCCGGGTCACCACATACTG GGACACTACGATGGGCTCCTGA
- the NUDT14 gene encoding uridine diphosphate glucose pyrophosphatase NUDT14 isoform X6, which produces MKTHDSVTVLLFNSSRRSLVLVKQFRPAVYAGEVERHFPGSLAAVDQDGPRELQPALPGSAGVTVELCAGLVDQPGLSLEEVACKEAWEECGYHLAPSDLRRVTTYWSGVGLTGSRQTMFYTEVTDAQRSGPGGGLAEEGELIEVVHLPLEGAQAFADDPDIPKTLGVIFGVSWFLSQVAPNLDLQ; this is translated from the exons ATGAAGACGCATGACAG TGTGACCGTTCTCTTATTCAATTCTTCTCGGAGGAGCCTGGTGTTGGTGAAGCAGTTCCGGCCAG CTGTGTATGCGGGTGAGGTGGAGCGCCACTTCCCAGGGTCTCTAGCAGCTGTAGACCAGGACGGGCCTCGGGAGCTACAGCCAGCCCTGCCCGGCTCAGCGGGGGTGACAGTTGAGCTGTGTGCCGGCCTTGTGGACCAGCCTGGGCTCTCGCTGGAGGAAGTGGCTTGCAAGGAGGCTTGGGAGGAGTGTGGCTACCACTTGGCCCCCTCTGATCTGCGCCGGGTCACCACATACTG GTCTGGAGTGGGACTGACTGGCTCCAGACAGACCATGTTCTACACAGAGGTGACAGATGCCCAGCGTAGCGGTCCAGGTGGGGGCCTGGCGGAGGAGGGTGAGCTCATTGAGGTGGTTCACCTGCCCCTGGAAGGCGCCCAGGCCTTTGCAGACGACCCGGACATCCCCAAGACCCTTGGCGTCATCTTTGGTGTCTCGTGGTTCCTCAGCCAGGTGGCCCCCAACCTGGATCTCCAGTGA
- the NUDT14 gene encoding uridine diphosphate glucose pyrophosphatase NUDT14 isoform X5 produces MGGWTDSKVHPPCGRARGSLSVILEGSQASYLPLQRTRPREAVSLGRDGVTLERALGWGRRCPAWLADSSQPGPRAGPVSFTSRRKPGLETPDPPLPSEAQPWPPPEMGHQEGVYGRSGVGLTGSRQTMFYTEVTDAQRSGPGGGLAEEGELIEVVHLPLEGAQAFADDPDIPKTLGVIFGVSWFLSQVAPNLDLQ; encoded by the exons ATGGGGGGCTGGACTGACAGCAAAGTTCACCCACCCTGTGGCAGGGCCCGTGGCTCCCTGTCTGTGATTCTGGAGGGGAGCCAGGCCTCTTACCTGCCGCTGCAAAGGACAAGGCCCAGGGAGGCAGTCAGCTTGGGGCGTGATGGAGTGACGTTGGAACGTgccctggggtgggggaggcGTTGCCCAGCCTGGCTGGCAGATTCCTCTCAGCCCGGGCCAAGGGCCGGGCCTGTCTCCTTCACAAGCCGGCGGAAACCGGGGCTGGAAACCCCAGACCCGCCACTTCCCTCAGAGGCGCAGCCGTGGCCACCGCCGGAAATGGGCCATCAGGAAGGGGTCTACGGGAG GTCTGGAGTGGGACTGACTGGCTCCAGACAGACCATGTTCTACACAGAGGTGACAGATGCCCAGCGTAGCGGTCCAGGTGGGGGCCTGGCGGAGGAGGGTGAGCTCATTGAGGTGGTTCACCTGCCCCTGGAAGGCGCCCAGGCCTTTGCAGACGACCCGGACATCCCCAAGACCCTTGGCGTCATCTTTGGTGTCTCGTGGTTCCTCAGCCAGGTGGCCCCCAACCTGGATCTCCAGTGA
- the NUDT14 gene encoding uridine diphosphate glucose pyrophosphatase NUDT14 isoform X2 gives MERIEGASVSRCAASPYLRPLTLHYRQNGAQKSWDFMKTHDRSLVLVKQFRPAVYAGEVERHFPGSLAAVDQDGPRELQPALPGSAGVTVELCAGLVDQPGLSLEEVACKEAWEECGYHLAPSDLRRVTTYWSGVGLTGSRQTMFYTEVTDAQRSGPGGGLAEEGELIEVVHLPLEGAQAFADDPDIPKTLGVIFGVSWFLSQVAPNLDLQ, from the exons ATGGAGCGCATCGAGGGGGCGTCCGTGAGCCGCTGCGCCGCCTCACCCTACCTGCGGCCGCTCACGCTGCATTACCGCCAG AATGGTGCCCAGAAGTCCTGGGACTTCATGAAGACGCATGACAG GAGCCTGGTGTTGGTGAAGCAGTTCCGGCCAG CTGTGTATGCGGGTGAGGTGGAGCGCCACTTCCCAGGGTCTCTAGCAGCTGTAGACCAGGACGGGCCTCGGGAGCTACAGCCAGCCCTGCCCGGCTCAGCGGGGGTGACAGTTGAGCTGTGTGCCGGCCTTGTGGACCAGCCTGGGCTCTCGCTGGAGGAAGTGGCTTGCAAGGAGGCTTGGGAGGAGTGTGGCTACCACTTGGCCCCCTCTGATCTGCGCCGGGTCACCACATACTG GTCTGGAGTGGGACTGACTGGCTCCAGACAGACCATGTTCTACACAGAGGTGACAGATGCCCAGCGTAGCGGTCCAGGTGGGGGCCTGGCGGAGGAGGGTGAGCTCATTGAGGTGGTTCACCTGCCCCTGGAAGGCGCCCAGGCCTTTGCAGACGACCCGGACATCCCCAAGACCCTTGGCGTCATCTTTGGTGTCTCGTGGTTCCTCAGCCAGGTGGCCCCCAACCTGGATCTCCAGTGA
- the NUDT14 gene encoding uridine diphosphate glucose pyrophosphatase NUDT14 isoform X4: MERIEGASVSRCAASPYLRPLTLHYRQNGAQKSWDFMKTHDSVTVLLFNSSRRSLVLVKQFRPAVYAGEVERHFPGSLAAVDQDGPRELQPALPGSAGVTVELCAGLVDQPGLSLEEVACKEAWEECGYHLAPSDLRRVTTYWASRTGLNFSLSGIETPSGGLPDRAMPAWDALPFDELKSLVWSGTDWLQTDHVLHRGDRCPA; encoded by the exons ATGGAGCGCATCGAGGGGGCGTCCGTGAGCCGCTGCGCCGCCTCACCCTACCTGCGGCCGCTCACGCTGCATTACCGCCAG AATGGTGCCCAGAAGTCCTGGGACTTCATGAAGACGCATGACAG TGTGACCGTTCTCTTATTCAATTCTTCTCGGAGGAGCCTGGTGTTGGTGAAGCAGTTCCGGCCAG CTGTGTATGCGGGTGAGGTGGAGCGCCACTTCCCAGGGTCTCTAGCAGCTGTAGACCAGGACGGGCCTCGGGAGCTACAGCCAGCCCTGCCCGGCTCAGCGGGGGTGACAGTTGAGCTGTGTGCCGGCCTTGTGGACCAGCCTGGGCTCTCGCTGGAGGAAGTGGCTTGCAAGGAGGCTTGGGAGGAGTGTGGCTACCACTTGGCCCCCTCTGATCTGCGCCGGGTCACCACATACTG GGCCAGCAGGACAGGTCTGAATTTCTCCCTTTCTGGCATTGAAACACCCTCCGGAGGGCTTCCTGATCGGGCCATGCCTGCCTGGGATGCTCTCCCTTTTGATGAACTCAAGTCACTG GTCTGGAGTGGGACTGACTGGCTCCAGACAGACCATGTTCTACACAGAGGTGACAGATGCCCAGCGTAG
- the NUDT14 gene encoding uridine diphosphate glucose pyrophosphatase NUDT14 isoform X8, whose amino-acid sequence MERIEGASVSRCAASPYLRPLTLHYRQNGAQKSWDFMKTHDSVTVLLFNSSRRSLVLVKQFRPAVYAGEVERHFPGSLAAVDQDGPRELQPALPGSAGVTVELCAGLVDQPGLSLEEVACKEAWEECGYHLAPSDLRRVTTYWSGVGLTGSRQTMFYTEVTDAQRSGPGGGLAEEGELIEVVHLPLEGAQAFADDPDIPKTLGVIFGVSWFLSQVAPNLDLQ is encoded by the exons ATGGAGCGCATCGAGGGGGCGTCCGTGAGCCGCTGCGCCGCCTCACCCTACCTGCGGCCGCTCACGCTGCATTACCGCCAG AATGGTGCCCAGAAGTCCTGGGACTTCATGAAGACGCATGACAG TGTGACCGTTCTCTTATTCAATTCTTCTCGGAGGAGCCTGGTGTTGGTGAAGCAGTTCCGGCCAG CTGTGTATGCGGGTGAGGTGGAGCGCCACTTCCCAGGGTCTCTAGCAGCTGTAGACCAGGACGGGCCTCGGGAGCTACAGCCAGCCCTGCCCGGCTCAGCGGGGGTGACAGTTGAGCTGTGTGCCGGCCTTGTGGACCAGCCTGGGCTCTCGCTGGAGGAAGTGGCTTGCAAGGAGGCTTGGGAGGAGTGTGGCTACCACTTGGCCCCCTCTGATCTGCGCCGGGTCACCACATACTG GTCTGGAGTGGGACTGACTGGCTCCAGACAGACCATGTTCTACACAGAGGTGACAGATGCCCAGCGTAGCGGTCCAGGTGGGGGCCTGGCGGAGGAGGGTGAGCTCATTGAGGTGGTTCACCTGCCCCTGGAAGGCGCCCAGGCCTTTGCAGACGACCCGGACATCCCCAAGACCCTTGGCGTCATCTTTGGTGTCTCGTGGTTCCTCAGCCAGGTGGCCCCCAACCTGGATCTCCAGTGA
- the NUDT14 gene encoding uridine diphosphate glucose pyrophosphatase NUDT14 isoform X3, protein MERIEGASVSRCAASPYLRPLTLHYRQNGAQKSWDFMKTHDSLVLVKQFRPAVYAGEVERHFPGSLAAVDQDGPRELQPALPGSAGVTVELCAGLVDQPGLSLEEVACKEAWEECGYHLAPSDLRRVTTYWSGVGLTGSRQTMFYTEVTDAQRSGPGGGLAEEGELIEVVHLPLEGAQAFADDPDIPKTLGVIFGVSWFLSQVAPNLDLQ, encoded by the exons ATGGAGCGCATCGAGGGGGCGTCCGTGAGCCGCTGCGCCGCCTCACCCTACCTGCGGCCGCTCACGCTGCATTACCGCCAG AATGGTGCCCAGAAGTCCTGGGACTTCATGAAGACGCATGACAG CCTGGTGTTGGTGAAGCAGTTCCGGCCAG CTGTGTATGCGGGTGAGGTGGAGCGCCACTTCCCAGGGTCTCTAGCAGCTGTAGACCAGGACGGGCCTCGGGAGCTACAGCCAGCCCTGCCCGGCTCAGCGGGGGTGACAGTTGAGCTGTGTGCCGGCCTTGTGGACCAGCCTGGGCTCTCGCTGGAGGAAGTGGCTTGCAAGGAGGCTTGGGAGGAGTGTGGCTACCACTTGGCCCCCTCTGATCTGCGCCGGGTCACCACATACTG GTCTGGAGTGGGACTGACTGGCTCCAGACAGACCATGTTCTACACAGAGGTGACAGATGCCCAGCGTAGCGGTCCAGGTGGGGGCCTGGCGGAGGAGGGTGAGCTCATTGAGGTGGTTCACCTGCCCCTGGAAGGCGCCCAGGCCTTTGCAGACGACCCGGACATCCCCAAGACCCTTGGCGTCATCTTTGGTGTCTCGTGGTTCCTCAGCCAGGTGGCCCCCAACCTGGATCTCCAGTGA